The Parabacteroides sp. AD58 genome includes a window with the following:
- a CDS encoding acyltransferase, translating to MGDESWLGYGSQIMLGVTIGKHCVIAAGTIVTKDIPDYSIAVGMPAKIIKQYNFETSKWEKN from the coding sequence ATAGGAGATGAGTCTTGGCTAGGTTACGGAAGTCAGATAATGCTAGGCGTGACAATTGGTAAACATTGCGTAATTGCTGCTGGCACTATCGTAACTAAGGATATTCCTGATTATTCTATAGCTGTTGGTATGCCAGCTAAAATTATAAAGCAATATAATTTTGAAACTTCAAAATGGGAAAAGAATTAA
- a CDS encoding glycosyltransferase family 2 protein: MISIIIPVYNAELYIDECIKSILSQTVSDWELILVDDGSKDKSLVICDEYAKADERITSIHIDNSGPSYARNVALKQAKGEWVLFVDADDWLDDNTLELTVSNSQADIIFFGFKRVRPDKIECCKPLYRGTVTNIKEIDEKLSGLLDNKNSLFGFTWNKFFRRNIITTNNLSFNNSLKIKEDELFCLMFVNHITNLVVTDVAPYNYRIIDSSLSHRSNSYRNYAELARSLNRELPIIPYQKLRERFAALVMGYYISSAAETIEFNRNELHMEIVKESISFYTQNKTMILLPSWLKLFYKIKSSFCISKILVIRNLVSHFKN; the protein is encoded by the coding sequence ATGATTTCAATAATTATTCCAGTTTATAATGCTGAATTATATATAGACGAATGTATTAAAAGCATTCTTTCACAAACTGTAAGCGATTGGGAGTTAATTCTCGTAGATGATGGCAGCAAAGATAAATCACTTGTTATTTGTGATGAATATGCAAAGGCAGACGAAAGGATTACGTCTATACATATTGACAACTCGGGACCAAGCTATGCAAGAAACGTGGCATTGAAACAGGCAAAGGGAGAATGGGTGCTTTTCGTGGATGCAGATGACTGGTTGGACGATAATACACTGGAATTAACAGTTAGTAATTCACAAGCAGACATTATCTTCTTTGGATTCAAGAGAGTACGACCAGACAAAATCGAATGTTGTAAACCCCTATATCGTGGGACAGTTACCAATATTAAAGAAATTGACGAAAAATTATCTGGATTATTGGATAATAAAAACTCTTTATTTGGTTTTACTTGGAATAAATTTTTTAGAAGAAACATTATAACGACGAATAATCTATCTTTCAATAATTCACTTAAAATAAAAGAAGACGAGTTATTCTGTTTAATGTTCGTTAATCATATAACAAATCTTGTAGTTACTGATGTCGCTCCTTATAATTATCGAATTATTGACAGTAGTCTATCCCATCGCTCTAACTCGTATCGAAACTATGCTGAGTTAGCTCGCTCGCTTAACAGAGAGCTGCCTATTATTCCATACCAGAAGCTAAGAGAAAGATTCGCAGCCCTAGTAATGGGGTATTATATCAGTTCTGCAGCAGAAACGATAGAATTTAATCGAAATGAACTTCATATGGAAATTGTAAAGGAAAGTATATCATTCTATACGCAGAATAAAACAATGATTCTCCTCCCTTCTTGGCTAAAATTATTTTATAAAATTAAAAGCAGCTTCTGCATTTCTAAAATATTGGTAATAAGAAATTTAGTATCACATTTCAAAAATTAG
- a CDS encoding polysaccharide pyruvyl transferase family protein yields MKIGILTFHRAHNYGAMLQAYALHRVLSNMGHDVEFISYRQDAIENAYKPFPSNISLKNGIISNIKTLVATLIKYPRCITRIEAFKSFAKQYLPESVPYSKIKLQKAVLKYDAIFFGSDQIWTSRFLGTFDPVFWGNVKCQGKKIAYAPSMEMTSFTEAQIRFIKQNIRNFDAVSIREQSMQDIFEGLLGIKFPKVLDPTLLCEISDYQPILSKRIHGKENFVLLYQVGPDKLSENLARKIAEDNQLDLIIIDSKVDLYKRKESLDGIGPDGFVSLFQDATVVITNSFHGTAFSLIFERPFISVLVKGRETRIKSLLDIAGLENRAIYDSESGYTGDVMNIDYSIVRVNLKKEKNKSIEFIKTALQ; encoded by the coding sequence ATGAAAATAGGAATTCTTACATTCCATCGTGCTCATAACTATGGGGCTATGCTTCAAGCTTATGCCCTACATCGGGTTTTGTCTAATATGGGTCATGATGTTGAATTTATATCATATCGACAAGATGCTATAGAAAATGCTTATAAGCCATTTCCTTCAAATATATCTCTTAAGAACGGTATTATATCAAATATAAAGACACTGGTTGCTACATTGATTAAATACCCAAGATGCATAACTCGCATTGAAGCATTTAAGAGCTTTGCTAAACAATATCTTCCAGAATCTGTGCCTTATTCAAAAATCAAACTCCAGAAGGCTGTTCTTAAGTACGATGCAATCTTTTTTGGAAGTGACCAGATATGGACATCTAGATTTTTAGGAACTTTTGATCCGGTGTTTTGGGGAAATGTAAAGTGCCAAGGGAAAAAAATCGCTTATGCACCAAGCATGGAGATGACTTCATTTACTGAGGCTCAGATTAGATTCATAAAGCAGAATATTAGAAATTTCGATGCCGTTTCAATACGTGAACAATCAATGCAGGATATATTCGAAGGCTTGTTGGGGATTAAATTCCCGAAAGTCTTAGATCCGACCTTGCTTTGTGAAATTTCAGACTATCAACCTATCTTATCGAAAAGAATACATGGTAAAGAAAATTTTGTCCTTTTATATCAAGTGGGACCAGATAAGCTCTCAGAGAATCTTGCTAGAAAGATAGCAGAAGACAATCAACTTGACCTAATTATTATAGATAGCAAAGTTGATCTATATAAGCGAAAAGAATCACTTGATGGCATAGGTCCAGATGGCTTTGTAAGTTTGTTTCAGGATGCTACAGTAGTGATAACGAACTCATTCCATGGCACAGCATTCTCATTAATATTTGAAAGACCTTTTATTTCTGTACTAGTAAAAGGGCGTGAAACTCGTATAAAGTCTCTCCTTGATATTGCTGGATTGGAAAATAGAGCAATATACGACTCTGAGAGTGGCTATACAGGTGATGTAATGAATATTGATTACAGTATCGTTAGAGTTAATCTTAAGAAGGAAAAAAACAAGTCTATCGAGTTTATAAAAACTGCATTACAATAG
- a CDS encoding Coenzyme F420 hydrogenase/dehydrogenase, beta subunit C-terminal domain, producing MVNIINKADCCGCTACASICTHSAITMQPDIEGFLYPAVNSDLCTNCGLCEKVCPTTYYDALDKAMSSPKIYALRNRDSKILKTSSSGGVFAELVSYTLSKDGVVYGAVYDENFHVIHRLAKNETEALQIRGSKYVQSDLRGIYKDIRDQLRKNQFVLFSGTPCQVQGLKNFLIKPYVNLLTVDIMCHCVPSPRVYDDYLHFIQKTFKSSISSIFMKDKTLGWGKQRLRISFSDGKEIFDTPESNLWNQLFYSQLISRPSCHECRFSNYQHPGDLTIGDYWGIEKVHPEFYDSNGVSLLFTNTDKGETVFSDIKDSFFFIESTKDHCVQPNLISPVESNPLREMFWLDYDKKTFRSIAVKYFNYGLRNKVKGKLRSIVKNVIHICRV from the coding sequence ATGGTTAATATCATCAATAAAGCTGATTGCTGTGGATGTACCGCTTGTGCTAGTATTTGTACACATAGTGCAATTACAATGCAACCTGATATTGAAGGTTTCCTTTATCCTGCCGTAAATAGTGACCTATGTACTAATTGCGGTTTATGTGAGAAGGTCTGCCCGACAACTTATTACGATGCATTGGATAAAGCTATGTCATCCCCTAAGATTTATGCTTTGCGTAATCGGGATTCTAAAATTTTAAAGACTTCTTCAAGCGGTGGTGTATTTGCTGAACTTGTGTCATATACATTATCTAAGGATGGCGTAGTTTATGGAGCTGTATACGATGAAAACTTTCATGTTATTCATAGATTAGCCAAGAATGAGACGGAAGCATTGCAAATCAGAGGATCAAAATATGTACAGAGTGATCTCCGAGGAATATATAAGGATATAAGAGATCAATTACGAAAAAATCAGTTTGTCTTATTTAGTGGTACCCCATGTCAAGTTCAAGGTCTTAAGAATTTTTTAATAAAACCTTATGTCAACCTCTTAACGGTTGATATAATGTGTCACTGTGTTCCATCTCCCCGTGTATATGATGATTATCTTCATTTCATACAGAAAACGTTTAAAAGCTCCATCTCATCTATTTTTATGAAAGACAAAACATTAGGATGGGGTAAGCAAAGATTACGTATATCATTTTCTGACGGTAAAGAAATATTTGATACTCCTGAATCAAATCTGTGGAATCAACTATTTTACTCTCAACTAATATCACGTCCTTCATGTCATGAATGTCGATTTTCAAATTATCAACATCCTGGAGATTTAACTATTGGAGATTATTGGGGTATCGAAAAGGTTCATCCTGAATTTTACGACTCAAATGGGGTTTCCCTATTATTCACAAATACTGATAAGGGAGAAACTGTATTTAGTGATATAAAAGATAGTTTCTTCTTTATTGAGAGTACAAAAGATCATTGTGTTCAACCCAATCTCATATCTCCTGTTGAGTCTAATCCTTTGAGAGAAATGTTTTGGTTAGATTATGATAAAAAAACTTTCCGCTCCATTGCTGTAAAGTATTTTAATTATGGTCTTCGAAACAAGGTAAAGGGGAAATTGAGAAGTATCGTTAAAAATGTTATTCATATATGTCGCGTATGA
- the glf gene encoding UDP-galactopyranose mutase produces the protein MAKYDFLIVGSGLYGATFAYRVKQMGKSCLVIDKRPHLGGNIYCEAIDGSTGLPTKVEKSDTIHVHKYGAHIFHTSNREVWNFVNSIVEFNRYTNCPMANYKGELYNLPFNMNTFNRMWPEVHTPAEAQERIDEQKAEAIATLGGRRPQNLEEQALCLVGRDIFNKLIKEYTEKQWGRDCKELPAFIIKRLPVRMIFDNNYFNDKYQGIPIGGYNKLIHGLLEGVECKTEVDFFKDNVNDSDNRPLSECWREVADKLVYTGAVDEYFNYKLGKLDWRTVNFKTRIENMPNYQGNAVVNYTSHDVPYTRVIEHKHFEMFGQEVYDCPKTVVSEEYSTEYKNGMEPYYPVNDDHNNALAEKYHQLAEMEEGVIFGGRLGQYKYYDMAPIIEQVLKLNL, from the coding sequence ATGGCTAAATACGATTTTCTAATAGTAGGTTCTGGTCTTTACGGAGCCACATTTGCTTATCGCGTAAAACAAATGGGCAAGTCTTGTCTGGTGATTGACAAGCGACCTCACCTTGGTGGTAACATCTATTGCGAAGCTATCGATGGTTCTACGGGCTTGCCAACAAAAGTGGAGAAATCGGATACAATTCATGTACACAAGTATGGAGCACACATCTTCCATACCTCTAACAGGGAGGTGTGGAACTTTGTGAACTCAATAGTGGAGTTCAATCGCTACACCAATTGCCCCATGGCTAACTATAAGGGTGAGTTGTACAATCTGCCATTCAACATGAATACGTTTAATCGCATGTGGCCAGAGGTGCATACACCTGCAGAGGCTCAGGAAAGGATTGACGAGCAAAAAGCTGAGGCTATAGCTACCCTTGGTGGTCGTAGACCTCAGAACTTGGAGGAACAGGCTCTTTGCTTGGTTGGGAGAGACATCTTCAATAAGCTTATCAAAGAGTACACTGAAAAACAGTGGGGACGTGATTGCAAGGAGTTGCCTGCATTTATTATTAAGCGTCTACCTGTGCGCATGATCTTTGACAATAACTACTTCAACGATAAGTATCAGGGTATTCCTATTGGTGGCTATAATAAACTCATTCATGGACTGCTCGAAGGCGTAGAGTGTAAAACTGAGGTGGATTTTTTCAAAGATAACGTTAATGATAGCGATAATCGCCCGCTCAGCGAATGCTGGCGCGAGGTTGCTGATAAGTTGGTTTACACAGGTGCGGTGGATGAGTACTTTAACTACAAGTTGGGTAAGCTTGATTGGCGTACCGTCAATTTCAAAACACGCATTGAGAATATGCCAAACTATCAAGGTAACGCAGTGGTGAATTATACCAGTCACGATGTGCCTTATACTCGTGTGATTGAACACAAACACTTTGAAATGTTCGGTCAAGAGGTATATGACTGCCCGAAGACGGTTGTCAGTGAGGAGTACAGTACTGAATACAAGAATGGTATGGAACCATATTATCCAGTGAACGATGACCACAACAATGCCTTGGCTGAGAAGTATCACCAGTTAGCAGAGATGGAAGAGGGAGTAATCTTTGGTGGTCGCCTCGGACAGTATAAGTATTACGATATGGCACCGATTATTGAACAGGTGTTGAAACTTAATTTATAG